AGTCTCCACAGACCAATGTTTTACATCCTCTTCAGCCTGCCACTGAACGACCTTATTGGAATTACTGCAATGTTTCCCCGTATGCTTGTGGACATTATAACCAAGAAAAACACAGTATATTACCCACTCTGTGTCCTTCAGGCTTTTTTAATCCATATGTTTGGTGGTGGCACCCTGTTCATATTGGCAGCAATGGCATTTGATAGATATATTGCTATATGCATGCCACTGAGATATCATTCAATAATGACACCTATAACTGTTGCCGGGATATTGTTGTTGGCATGGGGTCTCGACTTTGCCAtcatttttgttctttttctccttcagaCCAGAGTGCGCCGGTGTAGGAATTTTATCATGACTGCATATTGTAGTAATGTCTCATTGCTTAACCTGTCCTGTGGAGAGGATGTCACAATCAATAATTTTTATGGATTAACTATAACTGTATTTATGCATGTTGTCACTATAACAATACAGCTGTTCTCATATATCCAAATCCTTTTGACATGTGTCTTGAACAGACAATCAGATGCCAAAACAAAAGCTGTTAATACTTGCTTAGCCCAGATAATTGTGTTTCTAATTTTTGAAATGGTTAGCTTGTTTACATTAATTGCATATCGGCTTCCAAACATATCTACGAATGCAAGGAATGCCTGTGGAATGATGATTTTTCTGATTCTACCTGTTGTCAACCCTGTTATCTATGGAATGAAAACGAAGGACATTAGAATAACATTCTTTCAATTAGTGAGAAAAAAACTACCATCAATATAAACTTAACAATTCAGTATACTACAAACATTATGAATAGGATAGCTTTCTCAACATTGAGTTTGAGAAAAAATGGCAacagtgtctctgtctctttatgtagtgcccgtacaaacaatgttttccaagaaacgtgtcgccctatgacgttgatgcaggtagatcatgttagattggcgatgatgtagaatcaggcccgtgtaGTTAGTAGCGGTTTTTACTGAcgttgcaaagtaaaaaagtgaaggggaaaggcgtttgagttgcagctaatggcaatattagacacattacatacccgtgcgtttttgctgttgtgaaattataaagctaaccgcatgacatggccatgccagtgctattacTGTAACTCGGaggtgatgtttgaatgaatcaggcaacctgatcaggcaacagaactgCTAGGGCAGTAGGCAACCGTcagatgagtggttcgagagttatgcatgccacagacagacagacagagtgacacacaaacagacgttccttgcattaacaGATAGATGTTGTAACCTGATTCTAGAAACTATTTATGATATGGTATATACACCtacaaataaacatttcttCAGCGTACTGTAGATATGATGACTGATGTCATAGAGCATATTCCAAAGTAATCACTGAAAATCCTCATGGTCAGTTGCGCAACTCCCATGAAATGGCCATTGTCCTACCACCAACAGTTTTGCGTCCCAGGCAAACTCTTCCCTTGAGCTAATATGGTTAAACATCAAAAGCTGAGTAGACCAATATCAAGCCTGTCaactgtttgtttgtatgagagTAGGAAAATAAAATGCAACTTTAGACACGTGTTCTGTGTTGCCTCTTTGCCTGGCAGAAGCCTATTGGTGCTGGTATAAGGGGTAAGAAAGGATTCAGTTCAAATGGAATCTTTATTTTAGAAAAAATACTGGCGAGATGTAGGCATGTATGAATCAAGTGAATAAATGTACACTGTCTCAGTTTCTGACAAAATATTAGTACTTGTAGGCCAGCCATTGATTAACCCCTAAAATCACACATATTCATGGCCTTCAAACTGCCTCTAAGCCTATGTATTTTACTGTGTATCGTCTTATGCTGATTTAAGATGGGTAAGTCTGATGCATTAGCTTGTGATGTACTCAAATTTACCAAAACCAATTCATTTAAATTAAGTGGCCCTCATAAAACAGTCCCTTAATTTGACCTTACACTGCCATTTTAAGAAGGGACACCCCTGTGTGACACCCCTTAATTTGACGTGTAACGTGTCAAGTCAGGGCTCCGATTCTGACAGCTTTTCATCTGAGGCTGTTTTTCCTGATGCAGCTTTATCTGACACAGATTTTCCTGACACTTTTTTTATCTGACGGTGGAATTCTGTGACAGAGATTTTCTCGAGACCTGATGTCTTTTCATCTGATATCTGAGAGATGACTGTAATTCTGTAAACTtgacagaggttttcctgagACCTCATGCCTTTTCATCTGATGTCTGACGCCTGACTTTGACATCTGAGGATGCCCTAATATGTACCCACATCAAGGTCATTTCCAGACCCACAGTCAGAGGAGGGATCTGCTAATCaaatgagaaagagtgtgataTTGCAACAGGAAAGTCAGCTATGTTGCCACCACCACAGATTGTTCGGCTGCGCACCTGCAAAGTTGCATTGGGGTAACAGCTCATTGGATAGATGAGGGAACCTTAGACAGGAGATCCGCTGCACTTGAATGCCAAAGACTAAAAGGGTCCCACTCCCACACCTTTTATGTTGTTGCAGGTGCAGTTGATGACATACACTGTCAATACTGTAGCGCAAGGAGGGAAGTGGTAAGAACCACAGAGAGTGGCTCGAACTTTGTTAAAGTATTCAGTGTGTTTGGCGAGCAGAGCCAGTCTGAGGATGTAAAGTCAGACCAAGAGTCTTCTGAGAGGGTCCATGCCAACTACATGGCAGCAGAAGTTGTGTAAAATAATTGCCAGCTCCAGCTCATTCGGTCAACGATGACATCGAGCAAATGCACGTTTGCTGTcatgaccaaacgttagcgattgggtaaaatcaggcccaatcgtttcaaactccaacagagttcacgcctcctgTTTGAAATCAATTCCGAATGGAGTAGGTTcagaccctctgtacgatattagtaagagggtttggtatgaccaggctaatTCTCTGCATGTATCCTGTGGATGTTAGTAGCTGTCAGCTGAGGCGCGTTAACGTGAGCTTAGTCTAGTTTAGTGTCGTGGAAAATGTTCGGTCGTGTTGCGTTAAAGGCTGCAACAAGTCTCACAACGGAAAAGGTGAGAAAATTAGTAATGGGTCGAGATTTTTCAAGTGAGCCAAGGACCACAAGTTGCTGATATTTCaagatgcacagtcatgttggaacaggaagtggttaCCCAAACTggtcccacaaagttgggagcatggaattgtccaaaatcttttGGCTAATGCTAAAGTATtcaaagttcctttcactggaagtaaggggccaagcccagttcgggggtggccccttcctgttccaacatgactgtgcacctgTGCACAAAGTAaagtccatacagacatggatcgCAGAGTTTGATGTGGATGAATTTGACTGGCCGCACAGTgctgacctcaacccgatagaacaccaattgggatgaattagagcagaaactaagagccagtcgcctcgtccaacataagtgtgtgacctcaaaaaatgcgcttctggaagaatgggcaaaaattcccataaacacactcctaaaccttatggagagccttcccagaagagttgaagctgtcatAGCTggaaagggtggaccgacatcatattaaaccctatggattaagaatgggatgtcacttaagtcattaggggggtcaaggcaagtgacccaatacttttggcaatatagtgtaaacTTGCAGTGAAGTCTGTGTTATAAATACCATGGCTACCATGCTGGTCGTTCCTTGCGATAAACTGCTCCACTTCAACAATAACGTAACACCATTAACTTCACATTAATATCAATTGGAAAAGCATAGATGAGGAGACCAGACCAAATGTTAACATTTTGCAATTCATAGCTTGGCCAGGAGGACGGCATGTGATTTGTTTGGCATCATGCCTTGCTGTTTCAATGCAATTTCAAAGATTCTTACTGTAATCCTAAATCAATGCCCTGGTGTACCTTGAGATGGTTGTTTGGTCCTTCTTCATTAACTGTATCCTTAACCTTACCCACTGCAAAAGCTTGTGGGACACAACAGTAACCAGGGTGCGGGGCCAACAGCTCCTAGTCGAAACAAGTCTATTGCATTTCATTGGTTGTATGCTATGTCATGATGGAGGCTGCTCTTTAAATATGCTTCTGCCAGACAGTATTCTGTTTAGTGACTCCTACCTGCTGTGTAGATAAACAAGGTATACAGACATTACAAATGAGCTCTGACATTTGGTCATCTCATTGGTTAAACTGTCTTATCTATGCACCTAAGTATACAGTGACAATGGATATGAGATAAGAGATTGGTGTGATGTCCATAACCAAAATATGtccatattttatttgtttatgtgtactATATTTAAAACCCATTTAAGCTATATGACAAAGGTAAATCAGTGACTACCTTAAATTCAGTGCCTGACTAATTCATAGATTGAAAGCATGACTATTATTGTATTTTTCTCAACTGCATTAAACCTTCTGTCTGTTTCACAGGATTCTTTTTAAGGAACTACAAAATGGACTGCCTCAAATGAGTGTTGCAATGAATCAAACATTCTCTTCTGTCCTCAGAATTGCCAGTTTTGACATCCACCCCTCTGCGGTTTACCCTATTTTCATCATGGGGCTATTGGTTTACTGCTTTTCTGTTCTCTCAAATGTGACAATCCTGGTGCTGATAGTTACTCAGAGGAGTCTCCACAGACCAATGTTTTACATCTTCTTCAGCCTTCCACTGTCTGACCTTATTGGAATTACTGCAATGTTTCCCCGTGTGCTACTGGACATTGTGATCATGAAGAACACTGTCAACTACCCACTTTGTGTACTTCAGGCATTTTTGCTCCATATGTCTGGGGGTGGCATCCTCTTTATACTAGCAGCAATGGCATTTGACCGATACATTGCTATATGCAAGCCACTCAGATACAATTCAATTCTGTCATCATTTGGTGTAACTGCTGTTATATCATTAGCTTGGGGGGCTATTTTTGCCTTAGTTCTTGTGCTTTTTCTGCTTCAGGCCAGAATAACAAAGTGCAGGGATTTTATAATGAATGTGTTTTGCGACAACTTCTCATTGCTTAGCCTTTCCTGTGGAGAAGACCttacaataaacaatatttatGGATTAGTTATAACAGCAGTTATGCACATAATCACTGTAACAATTCAGCTGTTCTCATACATCCAAATTCTTTTAACTTGTGTCATGAACAAACAATCAGATGCTAAATCAAAGGCAGTGAACACTTGCTTAGCGCAGATAATTTCATTTATTCTTTTTGAGATTGTCTGTTTGTTCACAATACTGTCTTATCGATTTCCAAATATAACACCTAATGCAAGAAAAGCCTGTGGAATGCTGATTTTTCTCATTCTACCTGTTTTAAACCCCATTATCTATGGAATGAAAACCAAGGATATTAGAACAGCATTTTTTCGCATTTTGAAGAAACAAAAAATTTCATCATACTAgatgtttatatactgtatgtaggtccTGTGCTGGTTTGACCTGCTTTGGTATGATCTGTAGAATGAAATAATGTTTAAGGTGCATcatttcatttttgcttttctATTTAATGTAGACTTTTCTTAATTTCATTTAAACATTATGTGCTTAAAAAAAGGGTTGATACGTTAActctttgatttgttttgttaatTGATGTACACTTGTAAAGCTTGAATAGTCATATAATGGATATAATGTATAATGAATTGCTTTGACGTTCTTGATAAAATATATTCTTTTCACATTATTGCACACTGTGAAAAGACAGATGTAGAAACATAATAATCGAAACATCTATACAATTCATCAACGAGGGAAATACTGATCAGTTAAATGTTCTCCGCATTAATTTTgtgctgggttgtgtgtgtgtgtgtgtgtctattcaaAGTAATAAGGGCCTCTGTGTTTGTCACAACCTGTGAGATGTGTTCTGTTACAGTATTATCAGTAATTCTGTCACTCAAAATCACAAAGTTTTCTTATAAATGAAGCCAAGGCAGGGTTGAGGTTGGAGTTCATCTGCTGAGCCTTCTTTCCTGTTCGACGGTTAGTCGGCAGCAAAGCAGCGGTCATATAGGTTTTAGGTTTAGTAATTTTCCATCAAGAATTCCCGGGACACAAGACCGGGGTGCACGACCCTTGGTGTTCATGTAGCCCCAAAAGAATGACACGGAACCATTGTTCACCCCGCCCCCCGTCCCCCGTCAAAGTGGACCCCCTGAAAGGAGGATGGGGCGAACGCTTCACAGTTTTCTGTAAATATCTTGAGAACCATAGAGCCTTGGACGACcacatttgttttgtatgttggtcttaaggggTCATGTtaaacccatcccataaccacccatttaatgtatagcgctacctagttaaaaatgaaaacgcAAAAATTAGGagttgtaatcgcaggtatctctggctgacgtggtcaaaactgcacaaaattggaagtgtaggatcattatgacaccctctgaataaATGGCATGGCAGTTTCATGGAATTACTGTAcgttcatggggggccatatCATAAATATGTGCACTGTACATTTcgtgactgtacaccaactggcctgtagatggccggacacaattttctgtgaatatctcaagAACCGTAGGGCTTAGAATGACCaaatattgtttgtgtgttggcgtccaggggccatgtcaacccattccATAAACACAGTATAGCACTACCTACAgtagtcaaaaatgaaaaagcaaaaatgaggcatCCCAATCACATAGCAGATGTTTCTATCTAAACATCCCAGATATAGTATTATCatacccctccacctccccgtgacacacacccacaaaacactGGAGACAATGGAGACTCGTCAACATATAATCAGACAGAGGGATGGACACAGTGGCTGACTAATCCGGGGTCCTGCTGGGTGCTGAAAATTTGGGCAGACTTATGACAGACAATAATTCTGTTTCACCCCTCCACTATATTTTTgactgtatgtgttcatgtgtgtgtgtgtttgtgtgatccatcattttgtatcaggctcctacaGGGTTTTGCCTACAAATCGATATtgcagaccaggaagagaggggTGTTTAGCAGGTTTTGAAGGGAAATTAATTCATTAACATATACaatgtgtggagagcattcactcaccattgttatctcatttttgacagaaGTGGCTTTTAGAgacttttgcatctgaactcctCATATAGTGAGGGAAAGGGAGTCAGCCCTATGTTCTCAAATTTCTTAGATTTTTTTTACTGAAAATTGTAAAAATGATGCCCTATGTCCCCACAGCCCAGTGAACATTTGTTTTCATAGTTACTATAATGTAGTtgtcattaattcattcatcagAGCAATCTGAGGGCCACAAAATATTGCTGGCGGACCAGCTTTGGCCCACGGGTCACCTGTTGCCGACCCATGGCCTAAACAGTAACACTCATGGTAACGCACACTCTAAGAGACAGATAGTAGCAATAGATAGTAACGGCTGTTAGCTACCAGATCATCCCACAGCGTCtgcaatacaaaaataaaacgaAACATTAAAGCTAAAATTGATGACGAAAATACAACACTTGAAAAGGGCTACACACCAGGTTGAATTGGTTTGGGTCCCAGGAGTCAAGTGCTGTGAGGGGGACATAGCAGCAACTACCTATGACGAAAACAAACGTTCACTAATATTCATCATAATTAAATTGTGTCACGATGAGATAATGTAAACACCCACAGTAGACCAGGGGAAGGATTCACAGAGAGGCTGCGTGAGTGGCGGAAAGCAGGTAAGCAGGAACCAGCCAGTCGAATGTGAGCAGGAACCagccagtgctcccgatgagcaggttggcgccttgcatggcagcctccgccatcggtgtgtgaatgggtgaatgtgaggcatgatatgtaaagcgctttgggtgcttgcagaagccgataaaagcgctatataaatgcagtccatttaccatttaccatttaccagGAAAGAGCTGTTGCTGAGATTAAAAGACGCTCAAAAGTGATTGGCTGGCCAATTACCTGCTAGCTTACGTGGGTACTAACAGAGAGGAACCATGTGAACCATCACTGCTTTGTATACCCTCGGCTCATTACAGATCACATACTGCTATGTCTATATGCTGTGTTTATGATATGGTATAGAATATCTGGTACTGACATCAGAAGGGGTCGATGCTACATTGCCCATACAAATTAAGTCTTATCAGTAGAGAGCAGGAGGACAGCACATGGTGATGACTTTCCTCTCAAACAGGCTTTGATAGTTTCAACCTTTTCCGaaagataacacacacatatatacacacacacacacacacacacacacacacattcataaactggcatacacacacacacacacatacacagacacactcaaaaatatagcatactgtagcatattgctgtttgaatgtgtgtgtgtgtgtgtgtgtgtgtgtgtgtgtgtgtgtgtgtgtgtgtgtgtgtgtgtgtgtgtgcgtgtgtgtgtgtgtgtgtgtgtgtgtgtgtgtgtgtgttgcagggagTTGGTGGGGGGTACGATAATACTATCAGGGGTGTTTATATAGAAACATCTACCATGCGATTACAAAATACCTaatttttgcttttttgtttttgactaGGTAGTGCTTTACATTAAATGTGGTTATAGGGTTAGTTGACATGGCCTCTGGATGCCAACGCACAAAAAATATTTGGTCATTctaggccctacggttctcaaggtattcacagaaaactgtgtccggccaactacaggccagttggtgtacagtcactaaatgttcacataaataaaaaaagaaattaaaaagaACAATGGTTCCATGTCATCCTTGTGGGGCCATAGtacatgcctaccaaattttGAGCACCCCGGTCTTTCCCTGGGAGTCCTTAACAAAAAAAGACTGAAAACTCTATGACCGCTTTGCTGCCAACGAGTCAACGAACCAACGAATAGGAAAGAAGGTACAGCAGAAGAATTCCAACCTCAACCCTGCCTTGGCTTCATTCATAAGAGAACTTGTTGATTTTGAGTAACATAATTATATTGTAACAGAACACACCTCACAGGTGACAAACACAGCAGCCTTCTTGCTTTGAATAGAAACACGCAACCCTGCACAAAATGAATGTGGAGAACATTTAACTGATCAGTTTTTCCCTCAATTAATTTTTTACATGTTTCGACCATACCATGtgcacctatgttacccaggagacactgaaatggttttgtgctaagatctatacttttcaagtaacagccagttttacggggggaggggggtgtcaaatttgttctgcctcttttagttgtcaaagttcacaagctcattgctcaagaactaggatttgtaggaggctcaaattttgcaggctggtgcataaatacaCGATGTGTCACGATGAGATAATGTAAACACCCACAGTAGACCAGGGGAAGGATTCACAGAGAGGCTGCGTGAGTGGCGGAAAGCAGGTAAGCAGGAACCAGCCAGTCGAATGTGAGCAGGAACCagccagtgctcccgatgagcaggttggcgccttgcatggcagcctccgccatcggtgtgtgaatgggtgaatgtgaggcatgatatgtaaagcgctttgggtgcttgCAGAAGCCGATAAAAGCAATAattaggaatagtatgcagtaaaatcaccacgagtagtctggatgatcctgcttggtcatagcagtccctcaaagttgatcaaaatgttattggagttcttggctgggctctgtttaggccttcagaagacacatttttactcaacataggctcttgggttttttttcttatagagacaagtagaaacactctccgaaaaagcaatgaagagaaagtaaattccatcagggactgaagagcagacctcacaagtttgaaaaatacatttggatctcatattcagagcacccttacaccttgtgggaatatacaaagatttttaaaatatttttttctataatctgcattacctcttctttttaaaaacaccaatttcacTTGTCTTATTCAAATCTTTCttcaccctgaacaagggcaaaatgctaGCCTGATAaactaaatggattggatgtctaatttagtctggcctcgatgaatggatacaacggaacattgttgatgagcacaacccgttgtctttcaaaccgtgtctgtgcctaataggccaacgctccctcaaaaccccgccccagagccctctgccccgcccgcgttgattcaaaacacatctctgcgttgtgattggtttagttgccatctgccagattcagggcagttttcaaaatgttcaatggtccgaggccagacccaaatgcaggcaaaacattttgccgtccagcagttggcgctggttttccaggctagcaaaatgcaccattgagatgtattgagagatatgttttgtatagagtaaccactaggtgccactaaaatcactgaatcactgaaattgcagtGGTGGggaaaaacatattgatctcaatggtggcaacttgtgaggtctgctgttcagtccctgatggattttcttttctcttcattgctttttcggagagtgtttttACTGATCtcaaaaaggggggggggaggggatcaaaagcctactgtatgttgagtaaaaagatgtctactgtaagcctaaacagagcccagccaagaaaataacattttgatcaactttgaggtactgctatgaccatgcaggatcatccagactactcatggtgattttactgcatactcttCCTAtgtatgcaccagcctgcaacatttgagcctcctacagattctagttcttgagcaatgagcttgtgaactttgacaaaaaaaagaggcagaacaaatttgacacccccctttccccgtaaaactggctgttacttgaaaagtattgatcttagcgcaaaaacattttacagagtgtctcctgggtaacatagccacgcattatatttttttcagatttttttgagacgcaagtgcgtgcgctctggttgatttgacgtggaatgacccttagATGTTCAAGTATTGTAAATGAAGATATACTATAATGG
The Sardina pilchardus chromosome 13, fSarPil1.1, whole genome shotgun sequence genome window above contains:
- the LOC134100086 gene encoding olfactory receptor 52B2-like, producing the protein MGRYSLNETSTFDLKIFSFDIHPSAEYPIFIIGLLVYLFSALSNVTILALIVTQRSLHRPMFYILFSLPLNDLIGITAMFPRMLVDIITKKNTVYYPLCVLQAFLIHMFGGGTLFILAAMAFDRYIAICMPLRYHSIMTPITVAGILLLAWGLDFAIIFVLFLLQTRVRRCRNFIMTAYCSNVSLLNLSCGEDVTINNFYGLTITVFMHVVTITIQLFSYIQILLTCVLNRQSDAKTKAVNTCLAQIIVFLIFEMVSLFTLIAYRLPNISTNARNACGMMIFLILPVVNPVIYGMKTKDIRITFFQLVRKKLPSI
- the LOC134100087 gene encoding olfactory receptor 52N2-like, which codes for MNQTFSSVLRIASFDIHPSAVYPIFIMGLLVYCFSVLSNVTILVLIVTQRSLHRPMFYIFFSLPLSDLIGITAMFPRVLLDIVIMKNTVNYPLCVLQAFLLHMSGGGILFILAAMAFDRYIAICKPLRYNSILSSFGVTAVISLAWGAIFALVLVLFLLQARITKCRDFIMNVFCDNFSLLSLSCGEDLTINNIYGLVITAVMHIITVTIQLFSYIQILLTCVMNKQSDAKSKAVNTCLAQIISFILFEIVCLFTILSYRFPNITPNARKACGMLIFLILPVLNPIIYGMKTKDIRTAFFRILKKQKISSY